Proteins encoded within one genomic window of Triticum aestivum cultivar Chinese Spring chromosome 2D, IWGSC CS RefSeq v2.1, whole genome shotgun sequence:
- the LOC123048595 gene encoding zinc finger protein 36-like, with amino-acid sequence MMKMTHDDYVHLCLMALASVATGGDQAQAAEGQWLHTVTAAAPAACELRFRCSVCGKAFPSHQALGGHKASHRKRAALVLPLQSVSPAEEAVASSTSSGVGGHRCSVCHRSFATGQALGGHKRCHYWDGLSVSLTASASGSGSSARDFDLNLTPVPEKAAAGMRRWGEEEEVQSPLPFKKRRLSSPSLELNLILLD; translated from the coding sequence ATGATGAAGATGACGCACGACGACTACGTCCACCTCTGCCTCATGGCGCTCGCCTCCGTGGCCACCGGCGGCGACCAAGCACAGGCAGCGGAGGGGCAATGGCTGCATACCGTGACTGCGGCGGCGCCAGCAGCCTGCGAGCTTCGGTTCCGGTGCTCCGTATGCGGCAAGGCGTTCCCGTCCCACCAGGCGCTCGGCGGGCACAAGGCCAGCCACAGGAAACGGGCGGCGCTCGTGCTGCCGCTACAAAGCGTGTCGCCGGCGGAGGAGGCGGTGGCATCGTCGACGTCGTCTGGCGTCGGCGGGCACAGGTGCTCCGTGTGCCACCGGAGCTTCGCGACGGGGCAGGCGCTCGGCGGACACAAGCGGTGCCATTACTGGGACGGGCTGTCGGTGTCGCTGACGGCGTCGGCGTCGGGTTCCGGGTCGTCCGCGAGGGATTTCGACCTCAACCTGACGCCGGTGCCGGAGAAGGCCGCCGCCGGCATGCGAAggtggggagaggaggaggaggtgcagaGCCCCTTGCCGTTCAAGAAGCGGCGGCTGTCAAGTCCTTCCTTGGAGCTTAATTTAATACTCCTTGATTAA